The following proteins are encoded in a genomic region of Haloarcula marina:
- a CDS encoding electron transfer flavoprotein subunit beta/FixA family protein — translation MKILVTVKEVAAVDDEFELDGLAVDDRYVTYDLNEWDEYAVETAVQIREAGDDVEVVAVTIGDADAEETVRQVLAKGADRAIRVWDDALAEAGLLDPATKARVLAAVADDEDPDLVLTGVQSADDGFGATGVTLAERIGFEWAAVVCSLDLDREAGVAHVHRELEGGVEELTDVELPAVLTIQTGINEPRYASLRGIRQAQSKELAERSLSDLGLAAEDVASPLEQTDLYEPETGGDATVFEGSAEATAAELASALREKGVGQ, via the coding sequence ATGAAAATTCTTGTCACGGTGAAGGAGGTGGCGGCGGTCGACGACGAGTTCGAACTCGACGGCCTCGCAGTGGACGACCGCTACGTCACGTACGACCTCAACGAGTGGGACGAGTACGCCGTCGAGACCGCCGTCCAGATACGGGAGGCCGGAGACGACGTGGAGGTCGTGGCCGTGACCATCGGCGACGCGGACGCCGAGGAGACGGTTCGGCAAGTGCTCGCGAAGGGGGCCGACCGCGCGATACGGGTGTGGGACGACGCTCTCGCGGAGGCCGGTCTGCTCGACCCCGCGACGAAGGCGCGAGTACTCGCCGCCGTGGCCGACGACGAGGACCCCGACCTCGTCCTGACCGGCGTCCAGTCGGCCGACGACGGGTTCGGGGCAACGGGCGTGACGCTCGCCGAGCGCATCGGCTTCGAGTGGGCGGCCGTCGTCTGCAGTCTGGACCTCGACCGCGAGGCCGGAGTCGCGCACGTCCACCGAGAACTGGAGGGCGGGGTCGAGGAACTGACCGACGTAGAACTCCCGGCGGTGCTGACCATCCAGACGGGTATCAACGAACCTCGGTACGCCAGCCTCCGCGGCATCCGGCAGGCCCAGAGCAAGGAACTCGCCGAGCGGTCGCTGTCGGACCTCGGTCTCGCGGCCGAGGACGTGGCGAGTCCGCTCGAACAGACCGACCTCTACGAACCCGAGACGGGGGGCGACGCGACGGTGTTCGAGGGGAGCGCCGAGGCGACGGCCGCCGAGTTGGCGAGCGCTCTCCGAGAGAAGGGGGTGGGACAGTGA
- a CDS encoding V-type ATP synthase subunit E, whose translation MSLDTVVEDIRDEARARAEEIREEADERAEEIVSEAEADAEQIHEDREAAVEREIAQEREQRLSSAKLEAKQARLSARRDVLEDVHDDVEQAIADLEGDRREELTSALLAAAVEEFDDGESLRVRGRADDQDLIEGILTDYDDAEFAGEYDCLGGVVVESEASRVRVNNTFDSVLESVWEDNLKDISDRLFEAQ comes from the coding sequence ATGAGCCTTGATACAGTCGTAGAGGACATCCGAGACGAGGCCCGCGCGCGTGCAGAGGAGATTCGGGAGGAGGCCGACGAGCGTGCCGAGGAGATTGTCTCCGAGGCCGAGGCCGACGCCGAGCAGATTCACGAGGACCGCGAGGCCGCGGTCGAGCGCGAAATCGCCCAGGAGCGCGAACAGCGCCTCTCCTCGGCGAAGCTCGAAGCGAAGCAGGCCCGCCTCAGCGCCCGCCGCGACGTGCTCGAAGACGTCCACGATGACGTCGAGCAGGCTATCGCCGACCTCGAAGGCGACCGTCGCGAGGAACTGACCAGCGCACTGCTGGCCGCCGCCGTCGAGGAGTTCGACGACGGCGAGTCCCTTCGCGTCCGCGGCCGCGCCGACGACCAGGACCTCATCGAGGGTATCCTCACGGACTACGACGACGCAGAGTTCGCAGGCGAGTACGACTGCCTCGGCGGCGTGGTCGTCGAGAGCGAGGCCTCCCGCGTTCGTGTGAACAACACGTTCGACTCCGTGCTGGAGAGCGTCTGGGAGGACAACCTGAAAGACATCAGCGACCGACTCTTCGAAGCACAATGA
- a CDS encoding F0F1 ATP synthase subunit C: MIETIALVVNAVLQSSAPAIPGSAAAALAVGLAALGSGYAERGIGAAAVGAIAEDDSMFGRGLILTVLPETLVILALVVVFVV; the protein is encoded by the coding sequence ATGATTGAAACCATCGCACTCGTTGTCAACGCTGTACTGCAGAGTAGCGCACCGGCTATCCCGGGCTCCGCCGCCGCGGCCCTCGCCGTCGGACTGGCCGCACTCGGGTCGGGCTACGCGGAGCGCGGTATCGGTGCCGCCGCCGTCGGCGCTATCGCCGAGGACGACAGCATGTTCGGCCGTGGCCTCATCCTGACGGTCCTGCCGGAGACACTCGTCATCCTCGCGCTGGTCGTCGTCTTCGTCGTCTAA
- a CDS encoding helix-turn-helix transcriptional regulator, which yields MSSRVSAALLALLLAVSVTAPAAAAPVLSTPGPLQQTTETPTPTPAPVTENTTFYVQLQPNGDARWTITDTYALEDENDTEAFEQLAQQFVDGNAGTEWEAAFREANDAATTATGREMNVTSVNRDYVVDDRRGILILEFTWTNFATVDGDRLAVGDAFNTTDGTWLNSLTDDQTLVIAAPAGYGVQSSPPTMGVRNGELRFEGPRTFEPGFLEVAYTGNQGPTTSTTTEDPNPGGALGNTPLWAGALLVLVVGIVVAVGYMNREPGDPSAPVSAASPSDGDDGGGPEVKPESNGNGTDAAEAVSDIDVELLSDEERVERLIEQNGGRMKQARIVKETGWSNAKVSQLLSAMDEDDRIDKLRIGRENLISFPDEDVTEIDE from the coding sequence ATGTCCTCGCGGGTATCCGCCGCCCTCCTCGCCCTCCTTCTCGCGGTGTCGGTGACAGCGCCGGCAGCGGCCGCGCCGGTGCTGTCGACCCCCGGTCCGCTGCAACAGACGACCGAAACGCCGACACCGACACCGGCACCGGTGACCGAGAACACGACGTTTTACGTCCAGTTACAGCCCAACGGCGACGCGCGGTGGACGATAACTGACACGTACGCGCTCGAAGACGAGAACGACACGGAAGCGTTCGAGCAACTCGCACAGCAGTTCGTCGACGGGAACGCCGGAACGGAGTGGGAAGCGGCGTTCCGCGAGGCGAACGACGCGGCGACGACGGCGACCGGTCGAGAGATGAACGTCACGTCGGTAAATCGCGACTACGTGGTCGACGACCGGCGCGGCATCCTCATATTGGAGTTTACGTGGACCAACTTCGCGACTGTCGACGGCGACCGTCTCGCGGTCGGTGACGCGTTCAACACGACCGACGGGACGTGGCTCAACAGCCTCACCGACGACCAGACGCTCGTCATCGCGGCCCCGGCGGGCTACGGGGTCCAGAGTTCACCCCCGACGATGGGCGTCCGGAACGGGGAACTCCGGTTCGAGGGGCCGCGGACGTTCGAGCCTGGGTTCCTCGAAGTCGCGTACACCGGGAATCAGGGACCGACGACGAGCACGACGACCGAGGACCCGAACCCCGGCGGCGCGCTCGGGAACACGCCGCTGTGGGCCGGGGCGCTGCTGGTGCTCGTCGTCGGCATCGTCGTCGCCGTCGGCTACATGAACAGGGAGCCAGGAGACCCCTCGGCACCCGTGAGCGCCGCGTCTCCGTCCGACGGCGACGACGGTGGCGGTCCCGAGGTGAAGCCAGAGAGCAACGGAAACGGGACCGACGCCGCCGAGGCGGTGTCGGACATCGACGTGGAGCTACTGAGCGACGAGGAGCGGGTCGAACGCCTCATCGAGCAGAACGGCGGCCGGATGAAGCAGGCCCGCATCGTCAAGGAGACGGGGTGGTCGAACGCGAAGGTGTCCCAACTGCTCTCGGCGATGGACGAGGACGACCGCATCGATAAACTCCGCATCGGCCGGGAGAACCTCATCTCGTTCCCGGACGAAGACGTGACCGAGATAGACGAGTAG
- a CDS encoding RNA-binding domain-containing protein, with product MSAVYSVDVTITAPVNDTEVTDRVADAVRNLFPEADPTHREGELVAEVHTMEGFSQALHAAEILDTARSVFFDSLSGDTFAFDLKKQAAFEGRVNFAVGDPSELGDIHVEVMVRDPDAESYIDYVAPPTEDGKPLDPE from the coding sequence GTGAGCGCCGTCTACAGCGTCGACGTGACCATCACCGCGCCGGTCAACGACACCGAGGTCACCGACCGCGTGGCCGACGCCGTCCGAAATCTGTTCCCGGAGGCCGACCCCACTCACCGCGAGGGCGAACTCGTCGCCGAGGTCCACACGATGGAGGGGTTCTCGCAGGCACTCCACGCCGCCGAGATTCTGGACACCGCCCGCTCGGTCTTCTTCGACTCGCTTTCGGGCGACACCTTCGCGTTCGACCTGAAGAAGCAGGCGGCCTTCGAGGGGCGCGTGAACTTCGCCGTCGGCGACCCGTCGGAACTGGGCGACATCCACGTCGAGGTCATGGTCCGCGACCCCGACGCCGAGAGCTACATCGACTACGTCGCGCCGCCGACCGAGGACGGCAAACCCCTCGACCCGGAATGA
- the ahaH gene encoding ATP synthase archaeal subunit H, with amino-acid sequence MPRPEVLTRIKEAEQEADDIVAEAEEYREERLAEARKRADEIRDEAEAEASEAASERLDEAREDIESEREDLIAEGESARAELEEQAAGRVDEVVDHVTDLFEEAVHAQT; translated from the coding sequence ATGCCACGGCCAGAAGTTCTAACACGGATAAAGGAGGCCGAGCAGGAGGCCGACGATATCGTCGCTGAGGCCGAAGAGTACCGCGAAGAGCGACTCGCCGAGGCCCGCAAACGGGCCGACGAAATCCGCGACGAGGCCGAAGCGGAGGCCAGCGAGGCCGCCTCCGAGCGTCTCGACGAGGCGCGTGAAGACATCGAGTCCGAGCGCGAGGACCTCATCGCCGAGGGTGAGAGCGCCCGCGCCGAACTCGAAGAACAGGCGGCCGGGCGCGTCGACGAGGTGGTCGACCACGTGACAGACCTGTTCGAGGAGGCGGTACATGCTCAGACCTGA
- a CDS encoding V-type ATP synthase subunit I, which yields MLRPEKMCRVSVTGSKRVMESAIEAVHDLEMLHVTEYDGSWDGFEPGDPVEGADKASDQLVTVRSLQSILDVEAADAGPTRLVTDDALEADLEEVRTEVNELDDRRDDVRDDLREVEEQIGTMEPFVTLGIDLDLLRGYDSLTVAVGEGDADEVKVALADSDIDVFQVFDEDGVLAVFARADDSALQDALVGATFSQLVVPDGEGDPSEYLEELKHRKQKLESKLATVEDELDDLRLDYAGFLLAAEEKLSIEVQKSEAPLTFATTENAFIAEGWIPNDRYDAFEQAVESEVSEAVDIEKLEVAEYDDGHVHSREEVEQGGDEGSSGGEGATITEADDQPQEAVADGGLVTMSGDDPPVIQDNPRGVRPFEDLVEVVNRPKYGEFDPTVAFFLTFPAFYGFMIGDLGYGILYLLAGYGLYSSVDSDVLKSLGGVAMWAGGFTALFGVLYGEIFGLHILGEVLFGGSPPMHKGLQPHYADYALAWLTLSLLVGMAHLAAGWIFDFVENLGHGLWDAVTESGSWLLMLFGLWGWVFSGANGAAPNFLYTAEEGVFAGNPYAFGFAGVPAFNLFEIPALGAPFSAWLLPFLLGIVLLALADPIEVVEFLNVLVNVLSYTRLAAVLLAKAGMAFVVNLLFFGAYAHDGEWHFLLGHTPDWAIAEYGAESIIFPGLMHSGIAGLVGGLLVLVLGHLLVLVLGVTSAGLQGVRLEYVEFFGKFFEGGGKPYNPFGYERTYTTDD from the coding sequence ATGCTCAGACCTGAGAAGATGTGCCGCGTCTCGGTGACGGGGTCGAAGCGGGTCATGGAATCCGCCATCGAGGCGGTCCACGACCTCGAAATGCTCCACGTCACCGAATACGACGGCTCGTGGGACGGCTTCGAGCCAGGTGACCCGGTCGAAGGGGCCGACAAAGCCTCCGACCAACTCGTCACCGTCCGGTCGCTGCAGTCCATCCTCGACGTCGAGGCGGCCGACGCCGGACCGACCCGACTCGTCACCGACGACGCGCTCGAAGCGGACTTAGAGGAGGTTCGCACGGAAGTCAACGAACTCGACGACCGACGCGACGACGTCCGTGACGACCTCCGCGAGGTCGAAGAACAGATCGGCACGATGGAGCCGTTCGTCACGCTGGGCATCGACCTCGACCTGCTCCGTGGCTACGACTCGCTCACCGTGGCGGTCGGCGAAGGCGACGCCGACGAAGTGAAAGTCGCACTGGCCGACAGCGACATCGACGTGTTTCAGGTGTTCGACGAGGACGGCGTCCTCGCCGTCTTCGCCCGGGCCGACGACAGCGCCCTCCAGGACGCGCTGGTCGGTGCGACGTTCTCCCAACTCGTCGTCCCCGACGGCGAGGGCGACCCCTCGGAGTACCTCGAAGAGCTGAAACACCGCAAGCAGAAGCTCGAATCGAAGCTCGCGACCGTCGAGGACGAACTCGACGACCTGCGACTCGACTACGCGGGCTTCCTGCTGGCCGCCGAGGAGAAACTCTCCATCGAGGTCCAGAAATCCGAAGCGCCGCTGACCTTCGCGACGACGGAGAACGCCTTCATCGCTGAAGGCTGGATTCCCAACGACCGCTACGACGCGTTCGAGCAGGCAGTCGAGTCCGAGGTCAGCGAGGCCGTCGACATCGAGAAACTCGAAGTCGCCGAGTACGACGACGGTCACGTCCACTCGCGCGAGGAAGTCGAGCAGGGCGGCGACGAAGGGTCCTCGGGCGGCGAGGGCGCGACCATCACGGAAGCCGACGACCAACCGCAAGAGGCCGTCGCCGACGGCGGCCTGGTCACGATGAGCGGCGACGACCCGCCGGTCATTCAGGACAATCCGCGCGGCGTCCGTCCGTTCGAGGACCTCGTCGAGGTCGTCAACCGACCGAAGTACGGCGAGTTCGACCCGACGGTCGCGTTCTTCCTCACTTTCCCGGCGTTCTACGGGTTCATGATCGGTGACCTCGGCTACGGTATCCTGTACCTCCTCGCGGGGTACGGGCTCTACTCCAGCGTCGACAGCGACGTGCTGAAGAGCCTCGGTGGCGTCGCGATGTGGGCCGGTGGGTTCACCGCGCTGTTCGGTGTCCTGTACGGCGAGATATTCGGGCTGCACATCCTCGGCGAGGTCCTGTTCGGCGGCAGTCCGCCGATGCACAAGGGGCTTCAGCCTCACTACGCTGATTACGCGCTCGCGTGGCTGACGCTCAGTCTCCTGGTCGGGATGGCGCACCTCGCGGCTGGCTGGATATTCGACTTCGTCGAGAACCTCGGTCACGGACTCTGGGACGCCGTCACCGAGAGCGGGTCGTGGCTCCTGATGCTGTTCGGTCTGTGGGGCTGGGTGTTCTCCGGGGCCAACGGCGCGGCACCGAACTTCCTCTACACCGCCGAGGAAGGCGTCTTCGCCGGGAACCCGTACGCCTTCGGGTTCGCTGGCGTGCCCGCGTTCAACCTGTTCGAGATTCCGGCGCTCGGCGCGCCCTTCTCGGCGTGGCTGCTGCCGTTCCTCCTCGGCATCGTCCTGCTCGCGCTCGCGGACCCCATCGAGGTCGTGGAGTTCCTCAACGTCCTCGTCAACGTCCTCTCGTACACGCGTCTGGCCGCCGTGCTGCTGGCGAAGGCGGGGATGGCCTTCGTGGTCAACCTGCTGTTCTTCGGGGCCTACGCACACGACGGCGAGTGGCACTTCCTGCTGGGCCACACGCCCGATTGGGCAATCGCAGAGTATGGTGCCGAGTCGATAATCTTCCCCGGTCTGATGCACTCGGGCATCGCGGGGCTAGTCGGCGGCCTCCTCGTCCTCGTCCTCGGGCACCTCCTCGTCCTCGTGCTGGGTGTCACCAGCGCAGGCCTACAGGGTGTGCGTCTCGAGTACGTCGAGTTCTTCGGGAAGTTCTTCGAGGGCGGCGGCAAGCCGTACAACCCGTTCGGCTACGAGCGGACCTACACGACCGACGACTGA
- a CDS encoding electron transfer flavoprotein subunit alpha/FixB family protein, producing MTVLAVAEHRRGELREVSLELLTVARQLADDIEGEVHAAVVGGPVKAYAERLNREGVDTVHTIAEGEEFNHDVYTQAVAQLTEAVDPAVLVMPNSVNGLDYAPAVAGRLDRPLVTDVVDLSYDDELTATRELYGSKVETTIDVHADRAAVTVRPAEWPAAEGTGDATVEAFEVDIDDAAVRSTVTGFEEVGGGDVDITDADVLVSVGRGIGEEENLDIVYDLAEALGATVSASRPLIDNGWLPKDRQVGQSGKVVTPDVYIAIGISGAVQHVAGMKGSDIIVAINDDPNAPIFDIADYGIVDDLFEVVPALTEQFE from the coding sequence GTGACGGTCCTGGCCGTCGCCGAGCATCGGCGCGGGGAACTGCGGGAGGTGAGTCTCGAACTGCTGACCGTGGCCCGGCAACTGGCCGACGACATCGAGGGGGAGGTCCACGCCGCCGTCGTCGGCGGCCCCGTCAAGGCGTACGCCGAGCGACTGAACCGCGAGGGCGTCGACACCGTCCACACGATAGCCGAGGGCGAGGAGTTCAACCACGACGTGTACACCCAGGCCGTCGCGCAACTGACCGAGGCCGTCGACCCGGCGGTGCTGGTCATGCCCAACAGCGTGAACGGCCTCGACTACGCCCCCGCCGTCGCCGGTCGACTCGACCGGCCACTGGTGACCGACGTGGTCGACCTCTCGTACGACGACGAACTCACCGCGACCCGAGAGCTGTACGGGTCGAAAGTCGAGACGACCATCGACGTCCACGCCGACCGCGCGGCGGTGACGGTCCGACCCGCCGAGTGGCCCGCCGCGGAAGGAACCGGGGACGCGACGGTCGAAGCGTTCGAGGTAGACATCGACGACGCCGCGGTGCGCTCGACGGTCACCGGATTCGAGGAAGTCGGCGGCGGCGACGTGGACATCACCGACGCGGACGTTCTCGTCTCCGTCGGCCGCGGTATCGGCGAGGAGGAGAATCTCGACATCGTCTACGACCTCGCGGAGGCGCTGGGCGCGACGGTGTCGGCCTCGCGCCCGCTCATCGACAACGGGTGGCTGCCGAAAGACCGACAGGTCGGCCAGTCGGGCAAGGTCGTCACCCCGGACGTGTACATCGCCATCGGCATCTCCGGGGCGGTCCAGCACGTCGCCGGGATGAAAGGGAGCGACATCATCGTCGCCATCAACGACGACCCCAACGCCCCCATCTTCGACATCGCCGACTACGGCATCGTCGACGACCTGTTCGAAGTCGTTCCGGCGCTCACCGAACAGTTCGAGTGA
- a CDS encoding methyltransferase domain-containing protein, giving the protein MGVLENKARARTFYKYLSKVYDQINPFIWDERMRDEAIEMLDLDADDRVVDIGCGTGFATEGLLQHVDTVYGLDQSPHQLSKAYQKFGKHGQVQFHLGDAERLPFKDDTFDVVWSSGSIEYWPNPVDALEECRRIAKPGGTVLIVGPDYPNSSVFQKMADAIMLFYDEEEADRMFEQAGFEAFEHHIQQSRPGSPRAITTIAEVPE; this is encoded by the coding sequence ATGGGAGTCCTCGAGAACAAGGCTCGCGCGCGGACGTTCTACAAGTACCTCTCGAAGGTGTACGACCAGATCAACCCCTTCATCTGGGACGAGCGAATGCGCGACGAGGCCATCGAGATGCTGGACCTCGACGCCGACGACCGCGTGGTCGACATCGGATGTGGCACCGGCTTCGCCACCGAGGGGCTACTGCAACACGTCGACACCGTCTACGGTCTCGACCAGAGCCCCCACCAGTTGTCGAAGGCCTATCAAAAGTTCGGCAAGCACGGCCAGGTCCAGTTCCACCTCGGCGACGCCGAGCGACTCCCCTTCAAAGACGACACCTTCGACGTCGTCTGGTCTTCGGGGTCCATCGAGTACTGGCCCAACCCCGTCGACGCCCTCGAAGAATGCCGCCGCATCGCCAAACCCGGCGGGACGGTGCTCATCGTCGGCCCGGACTACCCCAACTCCTCCGTCTTCCAGAAGATGGCCGACGCCATCATGCTGTTCTACGACGAGGAGGAGGCCGACCGGATGTTCGAACAGGCGGGCTTCGAAGCGTTCGAACACCACATCCAGCAGTCCCGACCCGGTAGTCCGCGGGCGATTACGACCATCGCGGAAGTGCCGGAGTAG
- a CDS encoding DUF7096 domain-containing protein — MRLLPALLVTLLLVSVTAAPVAGWDAPAQSTTDDGASPRITAIDNTTNHLAIPASSLRASEFNESGLDVGTAVAASSGELHQRHETAAFETRFRRLDSSFERTELIRETLSAVEQRQAALDRRQQRAISRYAAGEITAAEFLRVRAVVDAESRQLTTTTERVFELQQIEPDYSMSSGLETRLRNAQGSLRKLQGPVGQQIRTSVSGSGDPVVVYLEVSDTAYMLATIREDDGEYVRETLLGDERAPNRTDQFAAAADGDPDVDRLDVADNRASNLYTWVYDRQRPSFYSYGTSGIYELTATHPNGRLVSFLDGGTTNVFYELQHRRLATVRTTETISRVNGTLRLDVQRAYETGPLLITASNNATGAPVDGTVSVNGRAVGQTATDGALWTVEPRDSYTVTVTRDDGSRVSVFVPSY; from the coding sequence ATGCGACTCCTCCCCGCCCTCCTCGTTACACTGCTGTTGGTCAGTGTGACGGCAGCGCCGGTCGCCGGTTGGGACGCCCCCGCCCAGTCGACGACGGACGACGGCGCGTCTCCACGTATCACGGCCATCGACAACACGACCAACCACCTCGCAATCCCCGCCAGTTCGCTTCGAGCGTCCGAGTTCAACGAGTCGGGCCTCGACGTCGGGACAGCGGTCGCCGCTAGCTCTGGCGAACTCCACCAGCGCCACGAGACGGCCGCCTTCGAGACCCGCTTTCGCCGTCTCGACTCCTCGTTCGAGCGCACGGAACTCATCCGCGAGACGCTCTCGGCCGTCGAACAGCGGCAGGCCGCGCTAGACCGACGCCAGCAACGGGCTATCAGCCGCTACGCCGCGGGCGAGATAACCGCCGCGGAGTTCCTGCGGGTTCGGGCCGTCGTCGACGCCGAGTCCCGTCAGTTGACGACGACGACCGAGCGCGTGTTCGAACTCCAGCAGATAGAGCCGGACTACTCGATGAGCAGCGGGCTGGAAACGCGCCTGCGGAACGCTCAAGGCTCCCTCCGGAAACTTCAGGGGCCGGTCGGGCAGCAGATTCGAACCAGCGTCTCCGGGTCGGGCGACCCGGTCGTCGTCTATCTCGAAGTCTCCGACACGGCGTACATGCTCGCGACGATTCGGGAAGACGACGGCGAGTACGTCCGGGAGACGCTTCTCGGCGACGAGCGCGCACCCAACCGGACCGACCAGTTCGCGGCCGCCGCCGACGGTGACCCCGACGTTGACCGCCTCGACGTGGCCGACAACCGCGCGTCGAACCTCTACACGTGGGTCTACGACCGCCAGCGACCGAGTTTCTACTCCTACGGGACCTCGGGTATCTACGAACTCACCGCCACGCACCCCAACGGGCGCCTCGTCTCGTTCCTCGACGGCGGAACGACCAACGTGTTCTACGAACTCCAACACCGACGGCTAGCGACGGTCCGGACCACCGAGACCATCAGCCGTGTCAACGGCACGCTCCGTCTCGACGTCCAGCGAGCGTACGAGACCGGCCCGCTCCTGATTACGGCCTCGAACAACGCGACCGGCGCGCCAGTCGACGGGACGGTCAGCGTCAACGGCCGCGCGGTGGGCCAGACAGCCACCGACGGCGCGCTCTGGACCGTCGAACCACGCGACTCCTACACCGTCACCGTGACGAGAGACGACGGCTCGCGGGTTTCGGTGTTCGTCCCCTCGTACTAA
- a CDS encoding AAA family ATPase, with translation MTVIGIVGLPGSGKSEAANVAADMGVPVVTMGDVIRQECRDRGLDPARHHGEVAKALREENGPAAIAEHSLPVIEREREDGETVLVDGIRSDVEVDAFRDAFGESFVLVKVDAPFDLRAKRLDLRGRDAGGEDGGESLEDRDERELGFGMGEAMAMADLTIDNTQSLAAFQRKVRTLIRDGPEAVDA, from the coding sequence ATGACAGTTATCGGTATCGTCGGGTTACCCGGCAGCGGCAAGAGCGAGGCGGCCAACGTCGCCGCCGACATGGGGGTGCCGGTGGTGACGATGGGCGACGTCATCCGGCAGGAGTGTCGCGACCGGGGCCTCGACCCCGCGAGACACCACGGCGAGGTGGCGAAGGCCCTCCGCGAGGAGAACGGCCCCGCCGCGATTGCCGAGCACTCGCTTCCCGTCATCGAGCGCGAACGCGAAGACGGCGAGACGGTGCTGGTCGACGGCATCCGCTCGGACGTGGAAGTCGACGCCTTCCGCGACGCCTTCGGCGAGTCGTTCGTCCTCGTGAAAGTCGACGCGCCGTTCGACCTGCGGGCGAAGCGACTGGACCTGCGCGGCCGGGACGCCGGCGGCGAGGACGGCGGCGAGTCACTCGAGGACCGCGACGAGCGAGAACTCGGGTTCGGGATGGGCGAGGCGATGGCGATGGCCGACCTGACCATCGACAACACCCAGTCGCTGGCGGCGTTCCAGCGGAAAGTGCGCACGCTGATTCGGGACGGACCGGAGGCGGTCGACGCGTGA
- a CDS encoding polyprenyl synthetase family protein — MEYLERRRDRVEERLEAVLDGVEPDELADEVRHVALSGGKRVRPTVTVLVCEALGGDPDDAVDFGVGIELVHNASLVIDDIIDESELRRGTPAAWAEFGHGPAIIASDGLLGEAFALFSADERAMQTVAEAMVELGEGEATELVAQPGNEREYMELARRKTGALFRAAAELGAIAADADAYTVEAMGEYAERVGVAFQMRDDVLDATADAETLGKPTGHDAEMERPSLVEVTDLTPEEANARARAESDAALEALSTVDAPDSQSIEYLRDLAEFVVVRER; from the coding sequence ATGGAGTATCTGGAGCGGCGTCGTGACCGCGTCGAGGAGCGTCTGGAGGCGGTCCTCGACGGCGTCGAACCCGACGAACTCGCCGACGAGGTCCGCCACGTCGCGCTGTCGGGGGGCAAGCGCGTGCGGCCGACGGTGACCGTGCTGGTGTGTGAGGCCCTCGGCGGGGACCCCGACGACGCCGTGGACTTCGGCGTCGGTATCGAACTGGTCCACAACGCCTCGCTGGTCATCGACGACATCATCGACGAGTCCGAACTCCGGCGCGGGACCCCGGCGGCGTGGGCAGAGTTCGGCCACGGCCCGGCCATCATCGCCTCCGACGGCCTGCTGGGCGAGGCGTTCGCGCTCTTCTCCGCGGACGAACGCGCGATGCAGACCGTCGCCGAGGCGATGGTCGAACTCGGCGAGGGTGAGGCCACCGAACTGGTCGCCCAACCCGGCAACGAACGGGAGTACATGGAACTGGCGCGCCGGAAGACCGGCGCGCTGTTCCGGGCGGCCGCCGAGTTGGGCGCTATTGCCGCCGACGCGGACGCCTACACCGTCGAAGCGATGGGCGAGTACGCCGAGCGCGTCGGCGTCGCCTTCCAGATGCGCGACGACGTGTTAGACGCCACCGCCGACGCCGAGACGCTGGGGAAACCGACGGGCCACGACGCCGAGATGGAACGCCCCTCGCTGGTCGAGGTGACCGACCTCACCCCCGAAGAGGCCAACGCCCGTGCCCGCGCGGAGTCCGACGCCGCGCTCGAAGCGCTCTCGACGGTCGACGCCCCCGACTCGCAGTCCATCGAGTACCTGCGAGACTTGGCGGAGTTCGTCGTCGTCCGCGAACGCTGA